GTGCGCTTCGTCGCCCATATCGACCTGCCGGGCAGCATCGAGGCCTATTATCAGGAGACCGGTCGCGCCGGGCGCGACGGCCTGCCGTCCGATACGCTGATGCTCTACGGCTACGACGATATCGCGCTGCGCAGCCGCTTCATCGAGGAATCGGAGGCGCCCGACCAGCGCAAGCGCATGGAACGGCAGAAACTCGACGCGTTGCTGGGACTGGCCGAGACGGCGGGCTGCCGCCGGCAGGTCCTCCTGTCCTATTTCGGCGATCACACCGAACCGTGCGGCAATTGCGACACCTGCGCGGAACCGCCGAAATTGTTCGACGGCGCCATTGCGGCGCAAAAGGCGCTGTCGTGCATCTACCGCACCGGCGAGCGTTTCGGACAGGCCTATGTCGTCGACGTGCTGCTGGGCGTGGAGAACGAGCGCATCGCCCAGTTCGGCCATGACCGCATCTCCACCTTCGGCATCGGCGCCGAGCACGACAACCGCACCTGGCGGGCGATCCTGCGCCAGCTGATCGCGCTGCGCCTCGTCGACGTCGACCTTGCCGGCCATGGCGGCCTCTCGATCGCGCCCGCCGGCCGCGACTTCCTGCGCGACAAGCCGACGCTGATGCTACGCGTGCCGACGCCGGCGCGCGCCAGGCGCGGCAAGGTCGCGCGCAGTTCGGCGCAAACTGCCGTCGCCGAGGCGGACCAGGACCTGTTCCAGGCGCTGCGGCGGAAGCGCACGGAAATAGCGCGCCTGCAGGGCGTGCCGCCCTATGTCATCTTCCACGACAAGACCCTGATCGAGCTGGCGGCCGCGCGCCCCGCTTCGCGCGCCGAGATGGCGAACGTGCCCGGTGTCGGCGAAGCCAAGCTCGACCGCTACGGCCCTGCCTTCCTGGCGGTGATCGCCGAGCACCCATGACGAGGCGTTCGCAGCCACGAACGCGTTGCTAGGCCCTGGCCAGCAGTCGTTGCGCCTGCGCGAGATGCAGGCGCTCCACCATGCGGCCGTCGATCGAGATGACGCCAAGGGTCGCGTTCTCGGGGCGCGCGAAGGCGGCGACGATCGCCTCGGCCTCTGCGATGGCCTCCGGCGAAGGCGAGAAGGCCAGTTTGGCCGGCTCGATCTGCGCGGGGTGGATTAGCGTCTTGCCGTCAAAACCCATGGCGGCAGCCTCGGAGCACTCGCGGGCAAAGGCGTCGAGGTCGCGGAAGTCGTTCGAGACCCCGTCGAGCACGTCGATTCCGCCGGCGCGCGCCGCCAGCACCATCTGCATCAGCCACGGCACGAGATGGCGCCGGTCCGCCGTCGCCAGCACGCCCGTCTCCTTGACCAGGTCGTTGGTGCCCGCCACGAAGCAGGCCAGCCGCGAGGCCGGGTCGCGGCCGAGCTCGGCGATGGCCCCGATGTTCAGCATGGCGCGCGGCGTCTCGATCATGGCCCAGAGTTTTGTGGTCTCCGGCGCATCCGCTTCGTTGAGGGCGTCGCTGGCTTCCAGGAGATCGCGGGGCGTGTCGACCTTGGGCAGCAGGATCGCGTCCGGCGCGAGCGAGACCGCAAGCGCCAGGTCCTCCGCGCCCCATTCGGTGGCCGCCGCATTGATGCGGATGACGATTTCGCGCGCGCCCCACGAGCGGGCGGCGAAGAAGCGCTGCAGGCTGTCGCGGGCGGCGGCCTTCCCGCTCGGCGCGACCGCGTCCTCGAGGTCGAGGATGACGGCGTCGCAGGCGAGCGAAGCGATCTTGCCCAGCGCCTTCTCGTTTACGGCAGGCACGTAGAGCACCGAACGGCGCGGGCGATAGAGACGGCTTTCCATGCACCTTTCATGCATGCGGGCATGTGCTTTCGCAAGCCCGCACCGAGCCGGACCGGTGGTCGCTTCGTCCGGTGTCAGCCGGGCCTGCCGCCAAGCATGATCGGGTCGGTCTCGATGAGCCGTAGCGAACGGACCATGCCTGCCGTCGCGCTCTTGTATTCGAGGAAATGTGGGGAGCGCAGGTGCGCCTCATAGGCATCCTGGTCGGCGTATATCTCGACGATGCGGATCTGCCCGGGACTGCCCCTGACGGAGAGCGCGTAGAGCATCAGTACCCCGGGCTCCTTCTCCACGGAGGCTTCGATCTCCCTCGCGAGGAGAACCTTGTAGGCTTCGAGATGAGCCGGATCGATTTCCAGCTCCGCGAGCCGGACCAACGGTCGTCCTGTCGACGTCATGACTTCCTGCCTCGATATCGGTCCACCCATCGTGGCATCCCGATCGATCGCCGAACAGGGCGACGAACGCTGCTCCTCCGCCTTCCGACGGGGTTGCGGCTCGAAGCGTAAGGTGCTTGCGTCGGCCGGGGCACCTGACGGAAGGGACGACATGGCACGGTACGACGTGGTGATCATCGGCGGCGCGATCGTCGGCAGTTCGGTCGCCTACTATCTCCGCAAGGAAGGTTTTACCGGCTCCATCGCCCTGGTCGAGCGGGATCCGCAGTTCGCCACCGCCGCGACCACCTTGTCGATGGCCTCGATCCGCCAGCAGTTCTCCATCGCCGAAAACATAAAGCTGTCGCGGTTCACGCTCGACCTGTTCCGGCGGCTGAGGCAAGAGTTCGGCGCCGAGGCCGACATCGGTTTTCGCGAAGGCGGCTATCTCATTCTCGCGTCCGACGAGGGCATGCCGGTGCTCAGGGCCAACCATGCGACGCAGGCGGCCGAAGGCGCCGACATCGTGCTGGAGGATGCCGCAGCGCTGGTCCGCCGCTTCCCCTGGATGTCTGCGGAAGGCATCGTCGGCGGCGCCTATGGCGTCAACGGCGAGGGCTGGTTCGATGCGCATGCGCTGCTTGGCCTGCTGCGCAAGGCGCTAAGGTCGATGCAGGTCGAGATGATCGCGGGCGACGTGGCGGCGATCGAGCGCGGCGGCAATCGCGTCGCCGCCGTGGCGTTGCGCGACGGCTCTCGATTGGAAGCCGGAACGTTCGTCAACGCCGCGGGTCCCAACGCCGGCGTCGTTGCCGCCATGGCCGGCATCGAGCTGCCGGTCGAGCCGCGGAAACGCTCGGTCTTCGTGTTCGAAGCGCGCGAAAGATATGCCGACATGCCGCTGCTGGTCGATCCGAGCGGCGTCTATGTGCGGCCAGAGGGCTCCGTCTATCTTACCGGCGGCGCGGAGCCGGAGGAGGGCGACGGCCCCGCCGATCCGGCCGATTTCGATCCGGCCTGGCCGCTTTTCGAGGAAATCATCTGGCCGGTGCTGGCGACCCGCATTCCCGCGTTCGAGGCGATCAAGGCGACGCGCGCCTGGGCCGGGCACTACGACTACAACACGCTCGACCAGAACGCCGTCATCGGCCCGCATCCGGAGGTGGCGAACTTCCTGTTCGCCAACGGGTTTTCGGGCCACGGCCTGCAGCAGGCGCCGGCCGTCGGCAAGGCGCTGGCGGAACTGATCGTGCACGGCGGCTATCGCACGATCGACTGCTCGGCCTTCGGCTACGAGCGCATCCACCAGGGACGCGCCTTCCGCGAGTTGAACGTCATCTGACGGAGGTAGGCCCGGCGGCGCCCGTCACGCGCGCTTTGCGCCGGCATAGAGGTCGAGCAGCCAGTCGACATTCGACTCGAAGGTCTCCTGCTCCCGCTCGAACTCCGCCTTGAGGGCGGTTACCGCGACCACGGCGAGCTTGGCCTGTTCGGCAAGCTCCAGGAGGCTTTCGTCAAGCTCGAAGACGCGGTCCATGACCCCCGCGGCCTGATTGAACCTGGCGGCCTCGCGATCAACATGCGGAACCGAGATGTTCTGGAGCGCCTGCAGGATACCCAGCGGAAAGACCTTTCCCGCCACCTCACCCAGTGCGGCCTTGCCGAGGGCCTTGAGCGCCTCCACCGTCGCAACGAACCTTGTCGGCCGCTGCAGGAATGTACAGAGCAGGTTGTTGTATGCCGGCGCGAAGACGAATACCTGGGCCTGGGCGCTGGCATATGCGTTGGGAATGTCCTTCGGCGCGCGGAACACTTTCTCCATCGTCTTCTGTTGGGCGACGAAAAGCGCTTCGTCCGCGATCTTCTCCGGATCGAGGGTACCCAGCGCGTGCTGTACGCGATGAAAGCCGTCTACAAGCTTCGAGATGCTCTTCTTGATCTCGAACTGCTCCATCGCCGCGGGCAGCGCTTGCAGGATCTTCACGATGTCGATGTGGCGTCCGCGCACCTCCGCGAACAGCCCGAGCGTCCTCGCCTGCCGGCTGCCCTGCTGCGCGGCGTGAAGTACTGCATCAACGTCTGGCTTCCTCGACTTCTTTGGCGAGCCGCTCCAGCTCCTTCAATCGACGGTTGATCTCGTCGTCATCCGACGCCATATCCTCGCCTCCATTTTTAATAGATACGAAGATTTTCACCCTACATTACTACGCGACGGGCCTCAATACATCGCGACGGAAGGAACAACTGCCGGAGCGACGCAGTATTGCGGGAGACTATTGGTGCCGGAAGTGCCGCTTCCTGCGGAAGTCACGCAGCGCGGCCTCCCTGCAAAGGCAAAACAGTCAATCGAAGTCGAAAAGTTCGCCGAGCAGCGACTTCTTCTTGTAGCGCTTTTGGTCGTGGTGGCCGCGATAGTCATGGTCGCGGTCGGGACGATGGTCGCGATCGCGATCCCTGCTGCGATCCTGGTCTCGACCCTGGCCGTAGTCCAGCGAACGGCGCGGTTCGGCATCCTGGGCCGCCGAGCGGTCGATGATCTTGTCGAGCTCGCCCCGGTCGAGCCACACGCCGCGGCATTTCGGGCAATAGTCGATCTCAATGCCCTGTCGTTCGGACATGACCAGTTCGGCGTTGTCGACGGGGCATTTCATCGTGGGCGTCCTCATACATGCTCGGACAAGAAAGATAAGCGTCGCAAAGCCGCCTTCAAGTGCCATGCCGACGATCGAGGCCGCATCCCTCCACGTGATGGAGCCAAGTCGCCGCCCGGAGCAGCTTGCCGCTTTGATTCCGGCGCGGGCTTGTGTATGGGGGACGGGAACTCGAAGAACGGGCCGACAGCCATGGACAAATTCACCAAGCTCACCGGCGTTGCAGCGCCAATGCCGATCGTCAATGTCGACACCGACATGATCATCCCGAAGGATTACCTGAAGACGATCAAGCGGACCGGGCTTGCCGCCGGCCTGTTTGCCGAGATGCGCCTCAACGAGGATGGCTCGGAGAACCCGGACTTCGTGCTGAACAAGCCGGCCTACCGGAACGCGCAGATCCTGGTCGCGGGCGACAATTTCGGCTGCGGATCGAGCCGCGAGCATGCGCCCTGGGCGCTGCTCGACTTTGGCATCCGCTGCGTCATCTCGACCTCGTTCGCCGACATCTTCTACAACAACTGCTTCAAGAACGGCATCCTGCCGGTCACGGTCAGCCCGGAAGACCTGGAAAAGCTGCTGGACGACGCCTCGCGCGGCGCCAACGCGACCCTGACCGTCGATCTCGAGGCCAAGGAGATCCGCGGCCCGGACGGGGGCGTGATCAAGTTCGATCTCGACGACTTCAAGCGGCACTGCCTGCTGAACGGTCTCGACGACATCGGCCTGACCATGGAAAAAGCGCCGGCCATCGATCGTTTCGAGAAGGCTGCAGCCGAAAACCGTCCCTGGGCCTGACCTGAGCAACTTGTGACCGGCTCGGCCGGTCGCCGCAGCATTCATGGAGGGATGAATGTTTCGCGTATTTGTTTGCGTATCGGCCGTGATGCTGGCGCTGTCCTCGGCGCTGGCGCAGGACGACATCGATCCGCCGGAAACCATCGAGTTCGACGGCGGCGCCTTTACCATCACACAGAACGAGAACTACGAACGCGTCCTGACCTATGACGGTCAGGAGATCGCCCGCAACTTCGTCGTTTCACATGACAAGACGGTCGAGATCGCGGACGTCAAAGTGGCGCTGTTCTCTGTCGCGAACGGCGGCAACCAGTGCGGCGCCGCGACCCTCATCGCGTGGAAGAAGGACGACGCGCTTCGCAGCCAGATGGTCGGCGAGGAATGCGGATCGCCGCCGGCAGGCATCACGGAAAGCCGCATCTATTTCGTGCCATACCTTCTGCCGGGCGAGACGTCGATCGTGCAGTACTGGTCGCCCGACGACGGCCTGAGGACGGCCGGCGACCTGACGTTTACGCCACAGCCCAATACGGACTGGCAGAATTTCGACGTCGACAAGCTGCAGTACATGGTCGAGGCGTTCGACAACGCGGCCGTCTACGAAGCCGGCAAGGCGCTGCTCGGGTCGAGCATGACAGACGTCGTCACCGGCCTGCTGACCGGCGGAGGCGCGGAGAAGCAGACTGACGGCATGGTGACCGGCTATGGCTGCGTACCGCATGCCTGTGGCGCCTCCGACACCTTCATGGCAATCGATCCGCGGGCGAGGAAACTCTATCTCGCCCAGCAGACCGACGGACCAGAGCCGAAGGCATGGCCGGCGCTCGGCGAGTGGCCCGACGACCTGCGGGCAGCGATGGATGCAGCCATCGGACAGGAGCGGCAGTAGAGGCATGACGCGCAAGCTGATCTCGACGGGTTCTCCCTTTGAACGGACCGCGGGCTATTCACGCGCCGTCGTCCAGGGCGACTGGTGTTTTGTGGCCGGCACCACCGGCTACGACTATGCGAACATGACGATGCCGGAGGCGGTGGAGGACCAGGCGCGCAATGCTCTGGGCACGATCGCCAGGGCGCTGGCTGAAGCGGGCTTCGACATGGCCGACGTGGTGCGGGCGCACTACTACGTCACCGACCGCACGCTCGTTCACAAGGTCTATCCGGTCCTCGGCGAGGCGTTCGGAGACATCCGGCCTGCGGCGACGCTCGTCGTCTGCGATCTCGCCGAACCGGAGATGAAGGTGGAGATCGAGGTGACCGCGCTGAAACGGTCCCCCTGAGGCCAACGGCGCGCCGCTCAAACCCCTAGCACGGAATCAACCGGAGCGTGCGCGCAACGTCTCCGGTCTCCCGGTCGTTGCAGCAATTTGACGTTGCCGCCACCGCTGCACTACGTTGCAGCGGGAGCGATGCGGGGAGGGGGACATGGCGCAGAGGCTGCGAGAGCTGCCGAAGGAGGAAATCCAGCGGCGCATTGATGCGATCCAGTGGTATCACGAGTTCGACTTCGGCGACGGCCTGACGGCATCGCCGAAGACCCCCGACGCCACATCCCACCGGGCAACGTGGGACTTCATCCGGGGCGAGCTCGACGCCATCGATTTCACCGGCAAGAGCGTGCTCGATATCGGTTGCTGGGACGGCTACTGGTCGTTCTACGCCGAGAAGCGAGGCGCCAGTCGCGTGCTGGCGAGCGACGACCGGACCCAGAATTGGAGCGGCAACGCCGGCTTCGAGGTGGCCCGTGACCTTCTGGACTCCAAGGTGGAGTCGGACGTGAACCTCTCGGTCTACGACCTGGACCGGCTCACCGAGACATTCGACGTCATCCTATGCCTCGGGGTCTACTATCACCTTTTCGATCCCTATTACGCCTTCGCGCAGCTGCGCCACCGCTGCCATGAGAACACGATCATCGTGTTCGAGGGCGACGTGATCCACGGCGTCAGTATCTCGCCGATTCAGAGTCTCGCGCTTTACGGTCGCGACGGCATCACAGCGCCGCGGTTCGTCCCGGAGCCCGCCACGCTGAGGTATTTTCTGGAGGCTTCCTATTTCGCCATCGAGCGGGAAGCGTTCCTGGCGCTCGAAAGCCTGACGCCCGTGCCCGAGGGGAGCACGCCACCGACCGGCGTTAACCGCATCCTGGCCGTCTGCCGGCCTTTCAGCGGGCTCAACCGCTGCTTCCTGTACCTGCCTCCGTTCGGACTCGGCCGATACGACAGCCGGGCGGACGTCGATCCGCAGCTGTG
This portion of the Mesorhizobium shangrilense genome encodes:
- the recQ gene encoding DNA helicase RecQ — encoded protein: MTATALEILKTVYGYDAFRGPQARIVEHVIAGNNAFVLMPTGGGKSLCYQIPAIVRPGMGVVVSPLLALMADQVTALRQAGVRAAGLNSDLSFDERRALWRDIRAGELDLLYVAPETLLRPDVLELLDGVKLSLIAIDEAHCLSQWGHDFRPSYRQLDALVARFAGTPRMALTATADEPTRAEILSHLAIDEADAFIAGFDRPNIRYAIEEKDNPRAQLKEFLKRYEGESGIVYCLSKRRTEETAAWLQGLGYDALAYHAGMDKAAREANQMRFQHGEAVIMVATVAFGMGIDKPDVRFVAHIDLPGSIEAYYQETGRAGRDGLPSDTLMLYGYDDIALRSRFIEESEAPDQRKRMERQKLDALLGLAETAGCRRQVLLSYFGDHTEPCGNCDTCAEPPKLFDGAIAAQKALSCIYRTGERFGQAYVVDVLLGVENERIAQFGHDRISTFGIGAEHDNRTWRAILRQLIALRLVDVDLAGHGGLSIAPAGRDFLRDKPTLMLRVPTPARARRGKVARSSAQTAVAEADQDLFQALRRKRTEIARLQGVPPYVIFHDKTLIELAAARPASRAEMANVPGVGEAKLDRYGPAFLAVIAEHP
- a CDS encoding HpcH/HpaI aldolase/citrate lyase family protein: MESRLYRPRRSVLYVPAVNEKALGKIASLACDAVILDLEDAVAPSGKAAARDSLQRFFAARSWGAREIVIRINAAATEWGAEDLALAVSLAPDAILLPKVDTPRDLLEASDALNEADAPETTKLWAMIETPRAMLNIGAIAELGRDPASRLACFVAGTNDLVKETGVLATADRRHLVPWLMQMVLAARAGGIDVLDGVSNDFRDLDAFARECSEAAAMGFDGKTLIHPAQIEPAKLAFSPSPEAIAEAEAIVAAFARPENATLGVISIDGRMVERLHLAQAQRLLARA
- a CDS encoding putative quinol monooxygenase, which codes for MTSTGRPLVRLAELEIDPAHLEAYKVLLAREIEASVEKEPGVLMLYALSVRGSPGQIRIVEIYADQDAYEAHLRSPHFLEYKSATAGMVRSLRLIETDPIMLGGRPG
- a CDS encoding NAD(P)/FAD-dependent oxidoreductase — encoded protein: MARYDVVIIGGAIVGSSVAYYLRKEGFTGSIALVERDPQFATAATTLSMASIRQQFSIAENIKLSRFTLDLFRRLRQEFGAEADIGFREGGYLILASDEGMPVLRANHATQAAEGADIVLEDAAALVRRFPWMSAEGIVGGAYGVNGEGWFDAHALLGLLRKALRSMQVEMIAGDVAAIERGGNRVAAVALRDGSRLEAGTFVNAAGPNAGVVAAMAGIELPVEPRKRSVFVFEARERYADMPLLVDPSGVYVRPEGSVYLTGGAEPEEGDGPADPADFDPAWPLFEEIIWPVLATRIPAFEAIKATRAWAGHYDYNTLDQNAVIGPHPEVANFLFANGFSGHGLQQAPAVGKALAELIVHGGYRTIDCSAFGYERIHQGRAFRELNVI
- a CDS encoding zf-TFIIB domain-containing protein, encoding MKCPVDNAELVMSERQGIEIDYCPKCRGVWLDRGELDKIIDRSAAQDAEPRRSLDYGQGRDQDRSRDRDRDHRPDRDHDYRGHHDQKRYKKKSLLGELFDFD
- the leuD gene encoding 3-isopropylmalate dehydratase small subunit, translated to MDKFTKLTGVAAPMPIVNVDTDMIIPKDYLKTIKRTGLAAGLFAEMRLNEDGSENPDFVLNKPAYRNAQILVAGDNFGCGSSREHAPWALLDFGIRCVISTSFADIFYNNCFKNGILPVTVSPEDLEKLLDDASRGANATLTVDLEAKEIRGPDGGVIKFDLDDFKRHCLLNGLDDIGLTMEKAPAIDRFEKAAAENRPWA
- a CDS encoding RidA family protein, with protein sequence MTRKLISTGSPFERTAGYSRAVVQGDWCFVAGTTGYDYANMTMPEAVEDQARNALGTIARALAEAGFDMADVVRAHYYVTDRTLVHKVYPVLGEAFGDIRPAATLVVCDLAEPEMKVEIEVTALKRSP
- a CDS encoding class I SAM-dependent methyltransferase: MAQRLRELPKEEIQRRIDAIQWYHEFDFGDGLTASPKTPDATSHRATWDFIRGELDAIDFTGKSVLDIGCWDGYWSFYAEKRGASRVLASDDRTQNWSGNAGFEVARDLLDSKVESDVNLSVYDLDRLTETFDVILCLGVYYHLFDPYYAFAQLRHRCHENTIIVFEGDVIHGVSISPIQSLALYGRDGITAPRFVPEPATLRYFLEASYFAIEREAFLALESLTPVPEGSTPPTGVNRILAVCRPFSGLNRCFLYLPPFGLGRYDSRADVDPQLWPQGLSVAAAEEPAVAVVSSATGGPAEPDHQPSLMRRIERRVKRMIG